In the Mytilus galloprovincialis chromosome 10, xbMytGall1.hap1.1, whole genome shotgun sequence genome, one interval contains:
- the LOC143047127 gene encoding sorting nexin-12-like, whose product MTTTQSATARIQPKKQTLEDAYSPPANFLEIDIADPQTHGVGKKRYTDYEVRMTTNLPVFKVKESGVRRRYSDFEWLRNELERDSKIVVPPLPGKALKRQLPFRGDDGIFEDEFIEDRRKGLEQFVNKVAGHPLAQNEKCLHMFLIEPVIDKNYVPGKIRTT is encoded by the exons ATGACCACTACACAATCAGCAACAGCTCGAATTCAGCCAAAGAAACAAACTTTAGAAGATGCCTATTCACCCCCTGCCAATTTCTTAGAGATAGATATTGCTGATCCTCAAACTCATGGGGTCGGGAAAAAACGATACACAGACTATGAAGTCAGAATGACG ACAAATTTACCTGTATTTAAAGTAAAAGAATCTGGTGTACGAAGAAGATATAGTGACTTTGAGTGGTTACGGAATGAATTAGAACGAGACAGTAAG ATTGTTGTACCACCACTACCTGGTAAAGCCCTGAAAAGACAGTTACCATTCAGAGGTGATGATGGAATATTTGAGGATGAATTCATTGAAGACAGAAGAAAAGGACTTGAACAATTCGTAAACAA AGTTGCTGGCCACCCATTAGCACAGAATGAAAAATGTTTGCACATGTTTTTGATAGAACCAGTGATTGATAAGAACTATGTACCTGGGAAAATAAGAACAACTTGA